A genomic segment from Tuwongella immobilis encodes:
- the fusA gene encoding elongation factor G, translating into MLDKLRNIGIIAHVDAGKTTTTERILYFSGTKHKIGDVDSGDTTTDYDPLEKAKGITINSAAVSIDWGDNEINIIDTPGHVDFTAEVERSLRVLDGAVGVFCAVGGVEVQSETVWYQANKYKVPRLAYVNKLDRLGADFFACVDEIKTKLGATPCICTIPYGQDSAFKGIIDLIRMKYVLKDPTDKAHVRYSFVDIPEEMVEQAEEYRAKLLDMASLASDELAEALIEGTPVSEQQLRTALRKGTIDGIFTPIHCGSSKNYQGVQLLLDAVIDYLPSPIDRPPVEGTTPKGKEKATRKPLKEEPFSGLAFKTIAEPTGDLVFVRVYSGEMKPGDTVMNTTSGKTERISRIYRMMGNKKVEMEVAGPGEIVAVTGLKQTFTGNTLCDTSNQVVLESIRFPEPVIAMAITPTKTTDETKFADALGRLLRDDPTLKAFTDPETNQHILSGMGELHLEVTVEKLHRFPGVQVTVGRPMVAYRQTIANKVELQTRYIKQSGGRGKFAVITMVYEPLSPEQIEEIHAKLAEAGEKPDPNNIYFEETIVGGVVPREYIPSVEAGFREGTVKGAKYQFPVVGIKGTLTDGKYHDVDSSQDAFRLAGWENFRDAQVQAGIVLLEPIMKVVVVAPEAYMGSLTGDISRRRGEILETAMDRGRCSISAYVPLASLVGYTTELRGATSGTASFSMEPSHYAPVKEELADLPKKDSK; encoded by the coding sequence ATGCTCGACAAACTACGCAATATCGGCATCATCGCCCACGTGGACGCGGGCAAGACCACCACGACCGAGCGTATCCTCTACTTCAGCGGCACCAAGCACAAAATTGGCGACGTTGATAGCGGCGATACCACCACCGACTACGACCCGCTGGAAAAGGCCAAGGGCATCACCATCAACAGCGCGGCGGTGTCGATCGACTGGGGTGATAATGAAATTAACATTATCGATACCCCCGGCCACGTCGACTTTACCGCGGAAGTGGAACGCTCCTTGCGGGTGCTCGATGGCGCGGTCGGTGTGTTCTGCGCGGTCGGTGGTGTCGAAGTGCAGTCGGAAACCGTCTGGTACCAAGCGAATAAGTACAAGGTGCCCCGTCTGGCTTACGTGAATAAGCTCGACCGCTTGGGTGCGGATTTCTTCGCTTGCGTCGATGAAATCAAAACCAAGCTCGGCGCGACGCCGTGTATTTGCACGATTCCCTACGGCCAAGACTCGGCCTTCAAGGGAATTATCGACCTGATCCGCATGAAATACGTGCTCAAGGATCCGACCGATAAAGCCCATGTGCGTTATTCGTTCGTCGATATTCCCGAAGAAATGGTCGAACAGGCCGAAGAGTATCGCGCCAAACTGCTCGATATGGCTTCGTTGGCTTCCGATGAACTCGCAGAAGCCCTGATCGAAGGCACTCCGGTTAGCGAACAACAACTTCGCACCGCCCTTCGAAAAGGGACGATCGACGGGATCTTTACGCCGATCCACTGCGGTTCGTCGAAGAACTATCAGGGCGTCCAACTGTTGCTGGATGCGGTTATCGACTATCTCCCGTCTCCGATCGATCGTCCGCCCGTGGAAGGAACGACGCCGAAGGGGAAGGAAAAAGCGACCCGCAAGCCGTTGAAGGAAGAACCGTTTAGCGGCCTGGCCTTCAAGACGATTGCAGAACCGACGGGCGACTTGGTGTTCGTTCGCGTGTATTCCGGCGAAATGAAGCCGGGCGATACGGTGATGAACACGACTTCCGGAAAGACCGAACGCATCAGCCGAATTTATCGGATGATGGGGAACAAGAAGGTCGAAATGGAAGTCGCCGGCCCGGGTGAAATCGTCGCCGTAACCGGTCTGAAGCAAACCTTCACCGGGAATACGCTGTGTGATACCAGCAATCAAGTGGTTCTGGAATCGATTCGATTCCCCGAGCCGGTGATTGCGATGGCGATCACGCCGACCAAGACCACCGACGAAACGAAATTCGCCGATGCCTTGGGCCGACTGCTGCGTGACGACCCGACGCTGAAGGCGTTCACCGATCCGGAAACCAACCAGCACATCCTCTCGGGGATGGGCGAATTGCACCTGGAAGTGACCGTCGAAAAGCTGCACCGGTTCCCCGGCGTGCAAGTCACGGTCGGTCGTCCGATGGTGGCGTATCGTCAAACGATTGCCAACAAGGTCGAACTGCAAACGCGGTATATCAAACAGTCCGGTGGTCGTGGGAAGTTCGCCGTTATCACGATGGTGTACGAACCACTCTCCCCCGAACAGATTGAAGAGATCCATGCCAAGCTCGCCGAAGCGGGTGAAAAGCCGGATCCCAACAATATCTACTTCGAAGAAACCATCGTCGGTGGTGTGGTTCCTCGCGAATACATCCCCTCGGTCGAAGCCGGTTTCCGCGAAGGGACTGTCAAGGGTGCCAAGTATCAGTTCCCCGTGGTTGGCATCAAGGGGACGCTGACCGACGGCAAGTACCACGACGTTGACTCGTCGCAAGACGCGTTCCGTCTGGCGGGTTGGGAAAACTTCCGAGATGCGCAAGTTCAAGCGGGCATCGTTCTGCTTGAGCCGATCATGAAAGTGGTCGTCGTGGCACCGGAAGCCTACATGGGTTCGCTCACCGGCGATATTTCGCGTCGGCGTGGTGAAATTCTCGAAACCGCCATGGATCGTGGTCGTTGCTCGATCTCGGCCTATGTTCCGCTGGCGTCGCTGGTGGGTTACACGACTGAACTTCGCGGTGCCACCTCGGGTACGGCTTCGTTCAGCATGGAACCGAGCCACTACGCTCCGGTGAAGGAAGAATTGGCCGACCTGCCGAAGAAAGACTCGAAGTAA
- a CDS encoding carboxypeptidase-like regulatory domain-containing protein — translation MMTRLTAVMLVLVGTLVGCEGKPEMRSEPKPIQGKVSLASGKAPKGVTLSLQPMDNGVPVGMKVGADGSFSGQAIPGKYMFFFTVPEDAKGADRSAAMEGIKLIPEAYRSPKEANVVDVKSGSDIAIEVK, via the coding sequence ATGATGACGCGATTGACTGCTGTGATGCTCGTTCTCGTCGGGACGCTGGTCGGCTGCGAAGGTAAACCGGAAATGCGATCCGAACCCAAGCCGATCCAAGGCAAGGTCTCGCTCGCCAGTGGCAAAGCGCCCAAGGGTGTAACCCTGTCGCTGCAACCGATGGACAATGGCGTTCCGGTCGGCATGAAAGTCGGCGCGGATGGCTCGTTCTCCGGCCAAGCAATCCCCGGAAAATACATGTTCTTCTTCACCGTTCCTGAAGATGCCAAGGGAGCGGATCGCAGCGCGGCGATGGAAGGGATCAAACTGATTCCGGAAGCCTATCGCTCGCCGAAGGAAGCGAATGTCGTTGATGTGAAGTCCGGATCCGACATCGCCATCGAAGTGAAGTAA